From the genome of Solanum lycopersicum chromosome 7, SLM_r2.1:
tataaaaaaatgaaagatacGAAAAAACCCTAGGTTCAGCAGATATTCAAGACAAATGTCATTGAATACATAATACTTCTACAAATTGTTATTAGGCatgtaaaaaatcaaaatctttcCTAAAATCACACCATGACCTCTGCAATTGTACTAAACCCTACCGTGAACTCAaaacatcaaattaaaaatgaatcaTAAAAAACACAACCgcaaaacaaagagaaggaaaatcAGTCAACAAACTTACAACTATGGAGTGAAATGCGAACTCAAACACTTcacaaaatcaaacaaaatcgcGGTCATGAACGATGTAAATCGGGACTAGAGAGTACAAAGGTCtagttgaaaaggaaaaaagaaagaaatgtttgAAAGAGAAAGCAATAACCTATTTTTAAAGATGTCATTTCCTACGTGACATTCGTAAAAAAGTTACTGTGGCTTTTGTCGATCACGCACCACTGAATGATCAAAAAAAGGATTTAGAATGTCGGATTTTAGTGGGTTCGAGGGTTATACCGTCTAAATTctttataaatgtattaattgcgtatttattaaattaataactaaTTCAATATCTTACTTCCTATATTCGTATATAATTTCTTTAGAAGTACTCTTTAGCTTGCAATGAATGTGGAAGgtgaaaaaacttttaaaacattttgatcaataaatattgtatttttattaaataatttataacatttaaatttaacGCAGACATAAAATCGTAATTTAATTAGCTTAATTTAGGTTTTAATCGACAGTCGAAGTCGGTATCCCGCAGGCCCGCCCGCACCCATCAACACACTTGTTCGAGTCGGTCTTTCACTGATTTTTTATAAACCCCACAACCCAAGCCCTATAGTAAGTTTTGCTCTACCTCACTTCTACTACCGCTCCGTCGCCTCCTCCGTGAATCCATTTTTCACGGCCACAGGACCACCGTCGGTCTCCGGTGACAACTCAATTCGCAAATCTCTGGAGACATTTTACGTCCAAACGATTATCGAGGTTTTGTAGTTCAGTTAGGGTTTTTGTACTTCGCTGCTCTTATGTAGGTTGAGATTTTGACTTCTAACGAAGTTATGTGGAGTGGAAACGGACAAGATATGTGGAACAATAGTAACATAGCACCACCAGGTACTAGCGGAGGACCACCGCCGCCGCCGCCGTCGATGATGCAGCCACCTATGATGCCTCCGCCACCTGGTACGAGTTCAGTACAGCCTATGATGCCTCCTGGAACAAGTGGTGGAGGAGCTAGTGGTGCTGGACCGCCTTTACCACCTCCATCTTATACTGTTTTGCCGACTGAAGCTCAGCTTGAAGAGAAAGCTAGGAAATGGATGCAGCTCAACTCTAAGCGGTATAGTGATAAGCGGAAGTTTGGATTTGTGGAGACGCAAAAGGAGGACATGCCTCCGGAACATGTTCGGAAGATTATTAGGTATTTATTCTTTGCAATTCTTAAATTGTGCATTTTTAGGTgtataacatcataaaatgcAGGTAATCTATTTGTTGGGTTTAGTTTAGCTTTTAGGTAATTTGAATAAATGCATTAGTTGGTGTGTATTATCAGATTTTGAGATCGTGCTAATGTATTTAGGAGAGACGTTGtggtttaattaattaggtaataGGCTGGGAATTTTCTTGCAATTGTATATGACTGAGGTTTTTTCAGATTACAGTACATGGTTTGTTAGAATTGCTCCAAATCtatttgtagtttttttttgtttagtttattGATAGCATTAGAGTGTGAGCTTTCTAAGAAATAAATACCTGTAGTGAAATTGTCGAAGCTGTAGGTTTGGGGAAGTTTGGGAGTAAACCAAGGGTTTTGTTACGTGGAATCTAAGTGCTTATTTTTTACGGGGAACAGTAGTTGGTTGTGTACGAGAGCACTAGTTTGGGAAGTGGCGTACATTTTCACAATTAACTTGAGCTTTGATGCTTCTAATTGAGGTTCTTCTTTGTTTAAATAGTGGGTATATGAAAGTAGTGGTAAATTGGTGTTTACAATGTGCTTTCTTGAGTTCTGATATTTGGTGGGGCGTCATGACCAACTTTGTTGTTACAATATGTGCGCAATTAAATTTAATGAACACCTGGAATGTAGAGCCTTGTAATAATGCAGGGACGGGGACTGTCAAATATTATTAAGAagagaaatgaaagaaaaaagaacgtCTTATCTCAGAATGTATAGATCTTCAATTCAAGTTCTTTTGCTCTATATCTTTGATCTCCTTGAAGTTCTGATGTCAGCATAGAAAAACTGCTTTCTTCCACTGTCTCAACATCACTTGTACTTGGAAATCGTAACTCTGGCGAAccattaaaaagaataaatcatGATTTGGGTGATAATGTTTCCTTAGCTTTATAAATATGTGATTTTGTTGTACTTCTGTTCTGGTTTGCTCATTGAGCATATACATATTACAGGGACCATGGGGATATGTCTTCAAAAAAATATCGTCATGATAAACGTGTGTATCTCGGAGCTCTTAAATTTGTACCACATGCTGTTTACAAACTCCTTGAGAACATGCCTATGCCGTGGGAGCAGGTACTACTTATAGCCTTTTTGATTATTCTATTCTGACTGTGCTTTGTCTTGTTACTAGTCAAATCTTCAGTTTGTTCTAAAATACTTCTTTATTTAATAGGTTCGAGACGTAAAAATCCTGTACCATATTACTGGTGCTATTACATTCGTTAACGAGATTCCATGGGTTGTTGAACCTATATATCTGGCTCAGGTATGCCAACTTCGCTTTGCTTTGGTTTTGTTTCCAACTACACTGAGTTATATATGGTTAGACTGattcataattatgaaatattCCAGTGGGGCACAATGTGGATCATGATGAGAAGGGAGAAGAGAGACCGGCGACATTTCAAGAGAATGCGTTTTCCTCCCTTTGACGATGAGGAACCACCGTTAGATTATGCTGATAATCTTTTGGATGTTGATCCTTTGGAGCCAATCCAGTTGGAGttggatgaagaagaagattctGCGGTTTATAACTGGTTTTATGACCACAAGCCACTGGTGAAAACAAAGCTTATTAATGGTCCTAGTTACCGCAGGTGGCATTTGTCCCTCCCTATAATGGCAACACTTCACCGACTGGCTGGACAGCTTCTTTCAGACCTGACTGATCGCAATTACTTCTACTTGTTTGATATGGAGTCTTTTTTCACGGCTAAAGCATTGAACATGTGCATACCTGGTAAGAAATATTCTCAACTAGTCCTTAGTTCTCTTTTTTCTATCTTCTGAGTTCTTAGCTAATTTGTCTGCCGAGGAAATGCTGGTGGTCTGAACTGCTTTAGCTCTGCCTCGCTGAAAGATTATCCTCTGATGGAATTCTAGATTTTCTTTATTCTGCCTATTTCCTGCATAACCTTATCCAGAAGGTATACCTGTGTGATTGGTAGTTCAGGAAcctaaaaattatgataattctGAGTTCTCCCATGTGTTCATTATTTGGTGGGGTATTTCCATGATAGCCATGCATATTTGGCTTTCCTATTCTAATTTAGGTAATAAATAGGTAATGTGTCACATTTGAACACGGTTTCCTTCTAATATCTATTGTTCTATCCCTTTTTCCTGGATTAGGGAGGGTAATTATTTTTCACGGCACGTGTTGATCCGTTGGTAGATTCTCTTCACTAAGAAGCTTTTATTCTGCAGGTGGTCCAAAGTTCGAACCTTTATATCGTGACATGGAGAAAGGAGACGAAGACTGGAACGAGTTCAATGATATCAACAAATTGATCATCAGGTCACCACTTAGGACAGAGTACAGAATTGCCTTCCCTCATCTCTATAACAACAGGCCAAGAAAGGTCAGGCTTGGCATATATCACACTCCGATGATCATGTACATAAAAACAGAGGATCCTGATCTACCTGCTTTTTATTATGATCCGCTGATACATCCCATAGTCACCAAGGACCGAAGAGAGAAGAAAGTTtctgatgacgacgacgatgatgatttCGCCTTACCTGAGGGTGTGGAACCGTTGCTGACAGAGACTCCAATCTATACTGATACTACTGCTGCTGGTATCTCCCTATTGTTTGCCCCACGCCCATTTAACATGAGATCTGGTCGAACAAGACGTGCTGAAGATATTCCCCTTGTTTCTGATTGGTTTAAGGAGCACTGGTATgctttcatcttttcttttgcTTATCTTGTTTGTCATGGTAAGTTAATCCTTAATACTTCAAATGTATTAACTATCTATTTTGTTTCCTCCAGTCCTCCATCATATCCTGTCAAGGTTCGTGTCAGTTATCAGAAGTTGTTGAAATGTTTTGTATTGAACGAATTGCATCACAGACCCCCCAAGGCCCAGAAGAAGAAGCACCTCTTTCGCTCACTTCAAGCCACAAAATTTTTCCAAACCACAGAACTTGATTGGGCAGAGGCTGGTCTTCAAGTTTGTAAGCAGGGATATAATATGCTGAATCTCTTGATCCATAGGAAGAACCTGAACTATCTTCATCTTGattacaattttaatttgaagcCTGTTAAGACACTAACTACCAAGGAGCGTAAGAAATCACGGTTTGGAAATGCTTTCCACCTGTGTCGTGAAATTCTGCGTTTGACAAAGCTTGTTGTTGATGCCAATGTCCAGTTTCGTCTGGGAAATGTTGATGCGTTTCAGCTGGCAGATGGCTTGCAATACATTTTCTCGCATGTTGGTCAGTTGACGGGTATGTATCGTTACAAGTACAGGCTTATGAGGCAGATTCGAATGTGCAAGGATCTGAAACATTTGATCTATTATCGATTTAATACCGGGCCAGTTGGAAAAGGTCCTGGTTGTGGTTTCTGGGCACCTATGTGGAGGGTGTGGTTATTCTTTCTTCGGGGTATAGTACCTCTTTTGGAACGTTGGTTAGGAAATCTACTGGCAAGGCAATTTGAGGGTCGCCATTCAAAGGGGGTGGCCAAGACTGTCACAAAGCAACGTGTTGAAAGCCATTTTGATTTGGAACTCCGTGCTGCAGTAATGCATGATGTCCTTGATGCTATGCCAGGTAACACTTTTCTGTTGTTGCTTGTCCGTCTCTTTTGGGATGCTTCTATTTAATTCAGTTACTCAACCAATGCTTTTGACTAATATAGTGGTTATTTACTGCAGAGGGGATCAAGCAAAATAAAGCAAGAACCATCTTACAGCATCTTAGTGAAGCATGGCGTTGTTGGAAGGCAAATATTCCTTGGAAGGTATTATTCCCTTCCTTTTCCCCCTCTCCAAAACAATGAGTTTTGCGTAAGACAAGTCATTCAGTTGCTTTTTTGGCTATTTGTTTATTAGGTCCCGGGTTTGCCTGTTCCTATTGAGAACATGATTCTCCGCTATGTCAAATCCAAAGCTGATTGGTGGACAAATGTTGCTCACTACAACCGTGAACGTATAAGAAGAGGGGCAACTGTTGACAAGACGGTGTGCCGGAAAAACCTTGGAAGATTGACTCGCCTTTGGCTGAAGGCTGAACAGGTAATAACTGCTGTTATTATCTGTGGTTATTTTTAATCGTTTTCGGTTTTCCTCTTATTACATTTGCTTATTGGTGAAAGCTTGGGGTAATTCATGCTCCTTTGTCGTTTTCTTGCAATTGACAGGAGCGGCAACATAATTACTTGAAAGATGGACCATATGTTACTCCAGAAGAAGCAGTAGCCATATATACTACCACTGTGCATTGGTTGGAGTCGAGGAAGTTTTCTCCTATACCATTCCCTCCGTTGTCATACAAGCATGACACAAAGCTACTAATCCTTGCACTTGAGAGACTGAAAGAATCTTACAGTGTGGCTGTGAGGTTGAACCAGCAGCAAAGGGAAGAGTTGGGTCTCATTGAGCAAGCCTATGATAATCCTCATGAAGCATTATCACGAATTAAGCGTCATCTGCTTACTCAGCGTGCCTTCAAAGAAGTAAGTTTCACCATTTGAAAGATATCATTTGAGTGTTAATATGCTGATCTGGTTGTACCAATTATGATCTTGTTGCACCATCCTATGTTGAGGAAGTTCAGATCATAGGATTCACTCTATCCAAATATCCTAAATCAAGAATGAGGCATGCTCCAATCTTACAACCGGTCCCAATTGGTCAAGTATCATGTAAAAAACCCTAGGTCAATGATAGCATTTATGAGTTTTGGATACATTGAGGTTCTGTTTCCTTTTATTCTCACTAGGGATTAGGGATTAAATGTGAATTGAATTCAAACAGACATTAGTTGATTGATTTTGGGTTTAGTTTGAACAAATTCTAGATTCATGCTCTAATATTTTCCTGGTTGTTGCTAAACTGAGCCCTCCAGAATTAGTTTGGTAGTTTTTTGTGAGAATAGCTTTCTGACAGAAGGTACTGATGATTGCATTTCACAGGTTGGTATTGAGTTTATGGACTTGTACAGCTACCTCATTCCAGTTTATGAGATTGAGCCACTTGAGAAGATTACTGATGCATATCTGGATCAGTACCTATGGTATGAAGGTGATAAGCGTCATCTCTTCCCAAATTGGATTAAGCCTGCCGACTCAGAGCCACCACCTCTGTTGGTGTACAAATGGTGTCAAGGCATAAACAATTTGCAAGGAGTATGGGACACTAGTGAAGGACAGTGTGTGGTGATGCTGCAGACCAAGTTTGAGAAGTTCTTTGAAAAGATCGACTTGACCATGCTGAACAGGTTTGTTATTGGAGCTATTggtatttaaatttgataatgggttttatggtatttgttttaacctactttttattttcttgtaggCTTCTGCGTTTGGTGCTCGACCACAATATTGCTGATTATGTCACTGCAAAAAACAATGTCGTGCTGTCTTACAAAGATATGAGCCATACAAATTCATACGGGCTGATACGGGGCCTTCAGTTTGCTTCATTTGTTGTACAGTACTATGGACTTGTGTTGGATCTTTTGCTCCTTGGTTTAACTCGAGCAAGTGAAATTGCGGGTCCACCACAGATGCCTAATGAGTTCATTACCTATAGTGATTCTAGAGTGGAAATAAGGCATCCAATCCGGTTGTACTCTCGATACATTGACAAGGTGCATATATTATTTCGCTTCACTCATGAAGAGGCTCGGGACCTTATCCAAAGATATCTTACTGAGCATCCTGATCCCAACAATGAAAATATGGTTGGTTATAACAACAAGAAATGCTGGCCAAGGGATGCAAGAATGAGGCTCATGAAGCATGATGGTAATTGTTATTTAGTTTTTTCCATGTtccttaattttaaatttgtgtagTTAGTGTTTACGGGTAAATATTAATGAGTGTTGATTTATTTTCATGTTACTATGGAACTTGACTTCCATTTTGGTTAATTCACATTTCAGTTAATCTTGGGAGAAGTGTCTTCTGGGACATGAAGAATCGACTGCCTAGAAGTATCACTACTTTGGAGTGGGAAAATAGCTTTGTCTCTGTTTATAGCAAAGATAATCCGAACTTGCTCTTCAGCATGTATGTACCTCTTTCTGTTTGTTTTCTATTATTGCTTTCGGATGGTGATGTCTACTACCGAGAATCCTGTAGGTTGCTTAAATATATTCTTTGGGTGGTGGCAATGGGTCTGGATGATTCTATATGCCAAATCTTTTAGGAAACCGTTTTGTTTAGCATGTCTGGATTAGAGTGGTTTATGGCTTACTCTTTTATTGTGGTCTCTGTTATCTACTTACGTTGAATGAGCTTATGTTGATATGCTTGTTTAGGTGTGGGTTTGAAGTTCGGATACTGCCTAAGATTAGAATGACCCAAGAGGCATTCAGCAATACAAGAGACGGAGTCTGGAATTTGCAAAACGAGCAGACTAAGGAACGCACGGCTGTTGCCTTCTTGCGTGTAGATGATGAACACATGAAGGTGTTTGAGAATCGTGTTAGGCAGATCCTTATGTCCTCTGGCTCTACAACATTCACAAAGATCGTTAACAAATGGAACACTGCTCTTATTGGTAACATCTTGTTCTAAGAATTATTCCTGCATGAACTTTGGTCTTGCTAGTTGGTCCTTGCAACTGAGGTTTCTGGTTCGTTCTTGTAGGCCTCATGACATATTTCCGTGAAGCAACGGTGCATACACAAGAGTTGCTGGACCTGCTGGTCAAATGTGAAAACAAGATACAAACTCGTATTAAGATTGGTTTGAACTCAAAAATGCCTAGCAGGTTAGTTGTTGAATTATGTTTGACCTTGTGTCTGGAATTAGCTAGCTAAACTTTcagtaattatattttatttgatgaatatgtttTAGGTTTCCTCCTGTTATTTTCTACACACCAAAGGAAATTGGAGGGCTTGGAATGTTGTCAATGGGTCACATATTGATCCCCCAGAGTGATCTTAGGTATAGTCAGCAAACAGATGTTGGTGTCACACATTTCAGAAGTGGAATGAGCCATGAAGAGGACCAATTGATCCCAAATCTGTACCGGTACATAcaggtgagttttgatgctgGCTGACTTATTCTTTTGTCCGTCTAACTTATTAGCTAATACCAATTTATCACTCCTTGACAGCCTTGGGAAAGTGAGTTCATAGACTCTCAGAGAGTTTGGGCCGAGTATGCTTTGAAAAGGCAGGAAGCCCAGGCACAGAATAGGCGCTTGACTCTTGAAGATTTGGAAGTGAGTTTCCTTTCTTTTCTACATTAATAACTCTCTTTGAACTTTGGATAAGTAGGATTGTCTACAACCTCTGCCGTACTCTCTCTTAAGTGGTTTACAAGTGGTTTACAGGCCAAGCCAAAATCACAT
Proteins encoded in this window:
- the LOC101261833 gene encoding pre-mRNA-processing-splicing factor 8A, with translation MWSGNGQDMWNNSNIAPPGTSGGPPPPPPSMMQPPMMPPPPGTSSVQPMMPPGTSGGGASGAGPPLPPPSYTVLPTEAQLEEKARKWMQLNSKRYSDKRKFGFVETQKEDMPPEHVRKIIRDHGDMSSKKYRHDKRVYLGALKFVPHAVYKLLENMPMPWEQVRDVKILYHITGAITFVNEIPWVVEPIYLAQWGTMWIMMRREKRDRRHFKRMRFPPFDDEEPPLDYADNLLDVDPLEPIQLELDEEEDSAVYNWFYDHKPLVKTKLINGPSYRRWHLSLPIMATLHRLAGQLLSDLTDRNYFYLFDMESFFTAKALNMCIPGGPKFEPLYRDMEKGDEDWNEFNDINKLIIRSPLRTEYRIAFPHLYNNRPRKVRLGIYHTPMIMYIKTEDPDLPAFYYDPLIHPIVTKDRREKKVSDDDDDDDFALPEGVEPLLTETPIYTDTTAAGISLLFAPRPFNMRSGRTRRAEDIPLVSDWFKEHCPPSYPVKVRVSYQKLLKCFVLNELHHRPPKAQKKKHLFRSLQATKFFQTTELDWAEAGLQVCKQGYNMLNLLIHRKNLNYLHLDYNFNLKPVKTLTTKERKKSRFGNAFHLCREILRLTKLVVDANVQFRLGNVDAFQLADGLQYIFSHVGQLTGMYRYKYRLMRQIRMCKDLKHLIYYRFNTGPVGKGPGCGFWAPMWRVWLFFLRGIVPLLERWLGNLLARQFEGRHSKGVAKTVTKQRVESHFDLELRAAVMHDVLDAMPEGIKQNKARTILQHLSEAWRCWKANIPWKVPGLPVPIENMILRYVKSKADWWTNVAHYNRERIRRGATVDKTVCRKNLGRLTRLWLKAEQERQHNYLKDGPYVTPEEAVAIYTTTVHWLESRKFSPIPFPPLSYKHDTKLLILALERLKESYSVAVRLNQQQREELGLIEQAYDNPHEALSRIKRHLLTQRAFKEVGIEFMDLYSYLIPVYEIEPLEKITDAYLDQYLWYEGDKRHLFPNWIKPADSEPPPLLVYKWCQGINNLQGVWDTSEGQCVVMLQTKFEKFFEKIDLTMLNRLLRLVLDHNIADYVTAKNNVVLSYKDMSHTNSYGLIRGLQFASFVVQYYGLVLDLLLLGLTRASEIAGPPQMPNEFITYSDSRVEIRHPIRLYSRYIDKVHILFRFTHEEARDLIQRYLTEHPDPNNENMVGYNNKKCWPRDARMRLMKHDVNLGRSVFWDMKNRLPRSITTLEWENSFVSVYSKDNPNLLFSMCGFEVRILPKIRMTQEAFSNTRDGVWNLQNEQTKERTAVAFLRVDDEHMKVFENRVRQILMSSGSTTFTKIVNKWNTALIGLMTYFREATVHTQELLDLLVKCENKIQTRIKIGLNSKMPSRFPPVIFYTPKEIGGLGMLSMGHILIPQSDLRYSQQTDVGVTHFRSGMSHEEDQLIPNLYRYIQPWESEFIDSQRVWAEYALKRQEAQAQNRRLTLEDLEDSWDRGIPRINTLFQKDRHTLAYDKGWRVRTDFKQYQVLKQNPFWWTHQRHDGKLWNLNNYRTDVIQALGGVEGILEHTLFKGTYFPTWEGLFWEKASGFEESMKYKKLTNAQRSGLNQIPNRRFTLWWSPTINRANVYVGFQVQLDLTGIFMHGKIPTLKISLIQIFRAHLWQKIHESVVMDLCQVLDQELDALEIETVQKETIHPRKSYKMNSSCADILLFAAHRWPMSKPSLVAESKDVFDQKASNKYWIDVQLRWGDYDSHDIERYTRAKFMDYTTDNMSIYPSPTGVMIGLDLAYNLHSAFGNWFPGSKPLLAQAMNKIMKSNPALYVLRERIRKGLQLYSSEPTEPYLSSQNYGEIFSNQIIWFVDDTNVYRVTIHKTFEGNLTTKPINGAIFIFNPRTGQLFLKVIHTSVWAGQKRLGQLAKWKTAEEVAALVRSLPVEEQPKQIIVTRKGMLDPLEVHLLDFPNIVIKGSELQLPFQACLKIEKFGDLILKATEPQMVLFNIYDDWLKSISSYTAFSRLILILRALHVNNEKAKMLLKPDKSIITEPHHIWPSLTDDQWMKVEVALRDLILSDYAKKNNVNTSALTVSEIRDIILGAEITPPSQQRQQIAEIEKQAKEASQLTAVTTKTTNVHGDELIVTTTSPYEQAAFGSKTDWRVRAISATNLYLRVNHIYVNSEDIKETGYTYIMPKNILKKFICIADLRTQIAGYLYGVSPPDNPQVKEIRCIAMPPQWGTHQQVHLPSGLPEHDFLTDLEPLGWMHTQPNELPQLSPQDVTSHARVLENNKHWDGEKCIILTCSFTPGSCSLTAYKLTPTGYEWGRANKDTGSNPHGYLPTHYEKVQMLLSDRFLGFYMVPDNGPWNYNFMGVKHTVSMKYGVKLGTPREYYNEDHRPTHFLEFSNMEEGDTAEADREDTFT